One genomic region from Lineus longissimus chromosome 6, tnLinLong1.2, whole genome shotgun sequence encodes:
- the LOC135489431 gene encoding protein DPCD-like isoform X2 — MAEEYDISSQDLVVRKWKKKTTLGGGGAWTFEVGESVGPKNLDAEGLVESSTNPIFVRKDTRKAYQWRIRNIPYPLETYDVKVNPEDRCIVVRTSNKKYYKKFDIPDMDRMKLALEQQNLKIAHANNTLIITYDKPAEILTMEENLRKQMKTMKSMQDGDVECNPS, encoded by the exons ATGGCTGAGGAGTATGACATCAGTTCACAAGATTTAGTCG TGCGTAAATGGAAGAAAAAGACCACACTGGGTGGTGGTGGCGCATGGACATTTGAAGTTGGCGAGTCTGTGGGTCCTAAGAATCTTGATGCCGAGGGACTCGTGGAAAGCTCTACCAAT CCCATATTTGTGAGGAAAGACACCCGCAAAGCTTACCAGTGGAGAATCAGAAATATTCCATACCCTTTAGAAACCTATGATGTCAAAGTGAACCCTGAAGATAGGTGCATCGTAGTCAGGACAAGTAATAAAAA GTATTATAAGAAGTTTGATATCCCCGATATGGATCGTATGAAATTAGCCCTTGAGCAACAAAACCTGAAGATCGCACATGCTAATAATACTTTAATCATAACA tatgatAAACCAGCTGAAATACTTACCATGGAGGAAAATCTACGGAagcaaatgaaaacaatgaagtCCATGCAGGATGGGGACGTGGAATGCAACCCTAGTTGA
- the LOC135489256 gene encoding vesicular integral-membrane protein VIP36-like isoform X1 — MASFGNFSILCVLFISNFRVILGEWNTRDYMKREHSLIKPYQGSGLNIPLWDFSGSTMVTNSFVRLTPDRQSKQGGLWNSMPCHVRDWELHVHFKVWGQGTDLFGDGMAIWYSKERMNLGPVFGNKNGFTGLGIFLDTYSNHNGPHNHGHPYISAMVSNGSLHYDHDRDGTHTELAGCESQIRNKDHDTLIAIRYTGNTLTVSTDIDGKAAWKKCFETKGVHLPTGFYFGASAATGQLADNHDIISMKLYELTVDHAADDKTDYSKIEPSAEFFASPRDHVKDTQDHVVDPKGGFMSGSMSGWKLLVIIIVGIIGLGICAMVGFIIYTNRQEHQRKRFY; from the exons ATGGCGTCGTTCGGAAATTTCTCGATTTTGTGCGTTTTATTTATCTCTAATTTCCGCGTAATCCTAGGAGAATGGAATACGCGTGATTACATGAAAAGAGAACATAGTCTAATCAAACCATATCAAG GTTCAGGATTGAATATTCCACTGTGGGATTTCAGTGGTAGCACAATGGTAACGAACAGTTTTGTGAGGTTGACTCCAGACAGGCAGAGCAAACAGGGAGGTCTCTGGAATAGTATG CCATGTCATGTTCGAGACTGGGAGTTGCATGTCCATTTCAAGGTGTGGGGACAAGGAACGGATCTTTTCGGTGACGGTATGGCAATATGGTATTCCAAAGAACGCATGAACTTAG GTCCAGTGTTCGGAAACAAGAATGGATTTACAGGCCTAGGTATTTTCCTTGATACCTACAGCAATCATAATGGACCGCATAAT CATGGACATCCATACATATCTGCCATGGTCAGCAACGGTAGTCTCCACTACGATCACGACCGAGATGGCACGCACACAGAACTCGCTGGATGTGAATCGCAAATAAGAAATAAAGATCACGATACGTTAATTGCCATCAGATACACCGGGAATACACTTACT gtgTCCACAGATATCGACGGCAAAGCAGCCtggaaaaaatgttttgaaacaaaAGGGGTTCATCTCCCGACTGGTTTTTATTTCGGAGCTTCCGCAGCAACTGGGCAATTAGCAG ataacCATGATATAATTTCTATGAAACTTTATGAACTCACAGTTGATCATGCA GCTGATGATAAAACCGATTATTCAAAAATAGAGCCAAGTGCAGAGTTCTTTGCATCACCTCGAG ATCATGTGAAAGATACACAAG ACCACGTCGTGGATCCAAAAGGCGGCTTCATGAGCGGTAGTATGTCAGGATGGAAACTGTTAGTGATAATCATAGTAGGAATCATCGGTCTTGGAATATGTGCCATGGTCGGGTTCATCATTTATACAAACAGGCAGGAGCATCAACGAAAACGGTTTTATTAG
- the LOC135489256 gene encoding vesicular integral-membrane protein VIP36-like isoform X2, producing MASFGNFSILCVLFISNFRVILGEWNTRDYMKREHSLIKPYQGSGLNIPLWDFSGSTMVTNSFVRLTPDRQSKQGGLWNSMPCHVRDWELHVHFKVWGQGTDLFGDGMAIWYSKERMNLGPVFGNKNGFTGLGIFLDTYSNHNGPHNHGHPYISAMVSNGSLHYDHDRDGTHTELAGCESQIRNKDHDTLIAIRYTGNTLTVSTDIDGKAAWKKCFETKGVHLPTGFYFGASAATGQLADNHDIISMKLYELTVDHAADDKTDYSKIEPSAEFFASPRDHVVDPKGGFMSGSMSGWKLLVIIIVGIIGLGICAMVGFIIYTNRQEHQRKRFY from the exons ATGGCGTCGTTCGGAAATTTCTCGATTTTGTGCGTTTTATTTATCTCTAATTTCCGCGTAATCCTAGGAGAATGGAATACGCGTGATTACATGAAAAGAGAACATAGTCTAATCAAACCATATCAAG GTTCAGGATTGAATATTCCACTGTGGGATTTCAGTGGTAGCACAATGGTAACGAACAGTTTTGTGAGGTTGACTCCAGACAGGCAGAGCAAACAGGGAGGTCTCTGGAATAGTATG CCATGTCATGTTCGAGACTGGGAGTTGCATGTCCATTTCAAGGTGTGGGGACAAGGAACGGATCTTTTCGGTGACGGTATGGCAATATGGTATTCCAAAGAACGCATGAACTTAG GTCCAGTGTTCGGAAACAAGAATGGATTTACAGGCCTAGGTATTTTCCTTGATACCTACAGCAATCATAATGGACCGCATAAT CATGGACATCCATACATATCTGCCATGGTCAGCAACGGTAGTCTCCACTACGATCACGACCGAGATGGCACGCACACAGAACTCGCTGGATGTGAATCGCAAATAAGAAATAAAGATCACGATACGTTAATTGCCATCAGATACACCGGGAATACACTTACT gtgTCCACAGATATCGACGGCAAAGCAGCCtggaaaaaatgttttgaaacaaaAGGGGTTCATCTCCCGACTGGTTTTTATTTCGGAGCTTCCGCAGCAACTGGGCAATTAGCAG ataacCATGATATAATTTCTATGAAACTTTATGAACTCACAGTTGATCATGCA GCTGATGATAAAACCGATTATTCAAAAATAGAGCCAAGTGCAGAGTTCTTTGCATCACCTCGAG ACCACGTCGTGGATCCAAAAGGCGGCTTCATGAGCGGTAGTATGTCAGGATGGAAACTGTTAGTGATAATCATAGTAGGAATCATCGGTCTTGGAATATGTGCCATGGTCGGGTTCATCATTTATACAAACAGGCAGGAGCATCAACGAAAACGGTTTTATTAG
- the LOC135489257 gene encoding uroporphyrinogen-III synthase-like, translating into MEVVKGSVLLFKAAKEHGQDPYEQALKEKGIKVFSIPVLTFQYLNLEELRKRLNSPDRYSCLVFTSQRALDAVELAIKVDNTPLDQLWKDRPVFVVGKTTAEAAEKVGFVTTGSDTGNAEALAPVILKNISEDTRPVFFPCGNLRKETIPHKLKEKGYTVDSLVVYETSPNPDVRKNLQDLIQKEGVPELVSYFSPSGVQFTKPLLEELKIANKTKYISMGPSTTIELEKQSMPVEGEAKKPTKEGVIEEIIHVLQKYNSV; encoded by the exons ATGGAGGTTGTTAAGGGGTCTGTCTTATTATTCAAAGCAGCCAAAGAACATGGACAAGACCCTTATGAACAG GCTCTCAAGGAGAAGGGTATAAAAGTGTTCTCCATCCCAGTGTTGACATTTCAATATCTGAATCTGGAGGAGTTGAGAAAAAGACTAAACAGCCCTGACAGATATTCCTGTTTAGTTTTCACAAGTCAAAGAGCCTTAGATGCAGTGGAGCTTGCAATAA AAGTTGACAATACCCCTCTGGACCAATTATGGAAGGACCGGCCAGTTTTTGTCGTTGGAAAGACGACAGCAGAGGCAG CTGAAAAAGTTGGATTTGTGACTACTGGGTCTGATACGGGAAATGCAGAGGCCTTGGCGCCAGTTATATTGAAAA ACATTTCCGAAGATACACGACCAGTTTTCTTTCCCTGTGGTAATCTACGTAAGGAGACCATACCCCACAAACTAAAAGAGAAAGGTTATACCGTCGATAGTCTTGTCGTATATGAAACTTCGCCAAATCCAGATGTGAGAAAAAACTTGCAAGATCTGATTCAAAAGGAG GGTGTTCCTGAGTTAGTGTCATACTTCAGTCCATCTGGTGTCCAATTCACAAAACCACTACTAGAAGAATTGAAAATTGCCAACAAGACCAAG TATATCTCAATGGGGCCCTCGACGACGATTGAGCTTGAGAAGCAGTCAATGCCCGTAGAAGGTGAAGCAAAGAAACCGACTAAAGAGGGCGTTATTGAGGAGATTATCCACGTCCTgcagaagtacaactctgtatAA